The following nucleotide sequence is from Candidatus Angelobacter sp..
AGCGCCAGCGCGGACAGTCCGAACACGCTGGTCAGGGGGAAATCGAGGAGGAACAACGCAAGCGGCGTGATGGCGAGCGCGAACAATCCCGCCAGCACATAGCTCCGCGTCGCAGCGAACAAGATGAGGAACAGGCCGGCGAACATTGAGGCGATAAAATGGTCAAACATCAGCACGGCACCCAGGGACGTGGCCACCCCTTTGCCGCCGTGAAACCAGAGCTGGGCCGGCCAGATGTGGCCGACTGTCACCGCGACCATCGTCAGCGCCGTGCCGGTCGCGTCCAGCCGGAAGTAATGCGCAAGCCAGACGGCGAGCAGCCCTTTGCAAAAATCGCAGAGCACGGTGAGGAAAAACCCGGGTTTGCCCAGCACGCGACCGACATTGGTGGCGCCCACACTGCCGCTGCCCAGCAAGCGGATGTCCTCGCCCGTCCGCCAGCGCACAAGGTAGTAGCCTGAGGCAAAGCAGCCCAGCGCATAGCCAACGAGCATCGTCAGTGTCTCTTTGGCGTAAGGCACGGAATGCATTTGTCGATCCGAAAACGGATATTCGTTTCAGCGGACTGGTTTCCCGACACATTTTGTAGCACGATTGTTTCAACCGGTCATCAAATAATTTCCGCACCTTTTGCACGACAAACCGGCCTCCGAATCGCAAACCGGGATTGCCCGCCTTCGCATTGAGGAATTCCGCCATGACCTCGCTCCAAGTCCGTGGACATAATTTGAACCGGCTCCGACGAGATGAGCTTTGGTGATTCGGAGGTCGAGGTCCGGCTGGCGTTCGGCCTGGTTCCTAGCAATGGACACCGCCTGAGGGTAACCCCGCTCCATTCCAGGATTTCAGCCCGCACCGACCCCGGACGGCGGAGCGTTGTGTTGATGAGATAAAAACCTCGTCTCCAAACCCAGTAAGGATGCTGCCGCAAGCCGTACCGCCGTCCCGAACGGATCCCACTCTCCCGCCAGCCCCACTTTCCCCTGCCCAGTTCGTCAACAGCAATGACATCGTAATGACTGAAGGATCCACTTCCATTCCGCAAAATGAGGTTGACTTGTTTAGTTTCGAAGTCTATCCAGTGGGCAGTTCTTTGAATCGAACACAATCTGTTGTGTTAA
It contains:
- a CDS encoding glycerol-3-phosphate acyltransferase encodes the protein MHSVPYAKETLTMLVGYALGCFASGYYLVRWRTGEDIRLLGSGSVGATNVGRVLGKPGFFLTVLCDFCKGLLAVWLAHYFRLDATGTALTMVAVTVGHIWPAQLWFHGGKGVATSLGAVLMFDHFIASMFAGLFLILFAATRSYVLAGLFALAITPLALFLLDFPLTSVFGLSALALLILIAHRKNIPDEMHKLLTGRRRKSDSRPAHK